TTCACCGTCCAAGATACAAACGGACAAAACCGGAGTCCATTCATCGAGATCGAGCATATGAGCACACTTTCCTGCTATCCAATTGGTAAATTGAATAACGGATCGACATCTATCCGGCTCCACCACAAGTGAATTTCGCATTTTCTGAACGATTCTCCTCAAGGATGCTTCACAGGTGGTGGGGGCGTCCTTCAATTGGACCCCTGCCTCCTCTGGAAATCTGTTTGTCCAATTGGAAACCGAAACCAGGGTTATGCTTAGTCCGATCACTGCAGGGACAACAGATGCCTCTGCTTCCTGTGCGACTTCTTCCAACTGACGGCACCAATACGCGATGTGTTTTACGCCCAGTTCGACACAGGGACTTTGTGAACCTCCCAGGGAGGGTGGAGTATGAAAATCAGCAGAAACGCCATATCCATTCGGCAACGATGAATGTCGATTTTACCGGAGTGACGGTCAATATGCTTTGGTCATTGTGAGTGTGACCATGATATAATTTTGTCAAGGACAACGATTTGGGCGGTGTTACAGATGGAGTTGCTAAAACCCAAGATCGATTTCGTGTTCAAGCGCATTTTTGGAACTGAGGAAAATCAAGATATTTTGCTTGATTTCGTCAACTCCGTTTTTGAGTCCGCAGGCGAACCACAAGTCCTGTCCGTGGACATCTTAAACCCGTACATTGATAAGGGCGCTGTTCGAGATAAACAGTCTATTCTAGACATTCGTGCTCGTGGTGCAGATGGACAGTACATCAACGTCGAGATTCAATTGTGGAATCGTAAGGACATAGAGAAACGGACACTGTTTTATTGGGCGAAGATGTACAGTGGTCAACTGGAGGAAGGTGATCCGTATCGAAAGCTGAGCAAAACGGTCACCATCAACATTTTGGACTTCGATTACATTCATGCCGAGAAATATCATACCACCTTCCATTTGCGCGAGGATTCAACGTCCTTGATGTTAACAGATGACATTGAGATTCACTTCATCGAACTGCGAAAATTAAAAGAACAATCATATGGTACACAACGACGCTTGGTCCGCTGGATGCTATTTATTGCGGGACTTAGCAATGAGAAATTGGAGGAATTGGCCATGGAGGAACCAGTCATCCGCAAGGCGCTCACCACGTTGGAATTCCTTAGCCAAGACGCGGAGGCACGTCGCCTGTACGAAGAACGCCAACGAGCACTACGGGACGAAATTTCAGCGGTCGAAGGTGCTCGCGAAGAAGGGCGGGAAGAGGGCCGCTTGGAAGTTGCCCGAAACTTATTAACCATGGGATTAAGCGTAGTAGAAATTGCTAAAGCAACCGGCCTGCCGGAGGAAGATATTCTAAAATTACAGAAACCTAACTAGTGGGTAATCGTGATGATTCGCCTTTTGTTTACAAGGGAAGCTTACGCAGGGGGGAGTTGACGATTGAGCATTTGAACTTGTACGACCCTCCCCTCGATTCCCGATGAGTCGATGGTGCGTTGGGGTCGACAAGAGGAAGGCCTCTAAGACCATCGCTCGTGTGGGTGCCTAAGTGTATGCCCAACTTAGAAGCTACGTCTCCCGATTTTGCAATTTATTCACCTCCCACGGTGGTCCGCGCATCAAGGTCAGAACACAGTACGGACCGCATATGTGATGTCTCGATCATGACGCCACCTTTACAAGCCCCGCATCCTGCCAAATGGTGTCTTCCTCCGCGTACGGCGACGGGCGGACTACTCCGCTTTACATACCGAATCTCCCGATCACGCCCGACACATCATGACAAGCCACAATGGGTGAAAAGCCGGAGGTTCGTCCGAATGACGTGGCTAATCGATCAACAACGGTGCCACCGTAGCCTTATCGCCAACATGGAGTAAAAACGTTTTGTGTTTTACTCACCTTCGATCTATATTAATATTCAGAAAATATTATATCCATGGGACGAGGGGAAATATGATATGAAACGTATTCTAACAGGCCTTGCAGCCACAACCGTTGTGATTGGAACAGGTCTACCGATGGCGTTCGCGTCAACTTCTTCAACCAATTCGTTCAAAGCATCGATTTCCATCAGTGGAACGACAGTCAGCACAATGTACGGCGTCGTTGCCAATGACGGCAGCCACGACACATCGTATTTGCCGGTATATTATCTCAATCAATTATTCAACAAGGCTGGCTACAAGGCTACGTGGAACGGCTCCACACATACATGGGCACTCACCACTTCCAAGACGAATATTGACTTTTCCAAGGTCAACGTGGGATCCGGTAACACCAGCGTCACTGTGAACGGAAAACTCGTCAAGAAATTCAATACCATTGTCCAACACGATCCCGCCGCCCCAAATATATCCACGACATTTGCCCCGATCTACTATGTGACATCTCTATTGGGGGCATACGGATGGGTCGGAAATTGGAACGGCAACACACATACTCTGTCTGTGAACCCAGCGGCCAATCAGGCTGCCATTTTCTCCGCAGTCGCTACAAACGGAAGTATCACAGTTGTGTTTGATCAGCCGCTCACCTCCACACCGGCTGCTAGCGATTTTGTAGTGACGGGATCGGTCGGATCGAGCTCAACATCCGTGCCCGTATCTAAGGTGGACGTAAGCGCTGACAAGAAGACGGTCACCCTCACCATTTCGGAAATTCCACCTACTGCACACCAACCTGTCCCACATTACAGCGTCAAATACCTCGGCGGTGCGACGGTCGCAGCGTATGAACGCGTCGTTGCAGTCAACGACGGCACACTAGGTGAGGTTGCAAAAACCGTCCAAGTCGGTCAAACCGTGACTGTTGCTGGTGTAAGTGACCAGTGCACACCGATGCCGAGCATCACATTCCAATCCGACAACCCAGCGGTCGCAACGGTGACGGCAGATGGAACAGTCACGGCTCTCACATCCGGTGTGGCACACATCATCGCAACGGACGCAAAGGGCTTCACAAGCATCGTGCCGTTCACGCTAACCGTACAGTCGCCTAATGATGCTTCGATTGCGTCAGCAGTCGCGACGAATGGAAGCCTGACTGTTGTCTTTAACAAGCCACTGACGGCAACACCTGCAGCGTCAGACTTTGTGGTCACGGGCACAGTTGGCACGACGGATAGCCCAGTTGCGGTTTCGAAAGTGACGATGAGTACTGACATGACGACGGCCACCTTGACCATTCCGGAAATTCCACCAACAGCTCATCAGCCAATACCACACTACAGCGTACAGTACCTTGGCCAACCGGCTGTCACAGGGTATGAACGCGTCGTTGCAGTCAACGACGGCACACCAGGCGAGGTTGCAAAGACCATTGCCGTGGGCAAGACATTGACGGTTGCGGGTGTAAGTGATCAATGCACACCGATGCCGAGCATCACGTTCCAATCCGACAACCCAGCAGTGGCAACTGTGACGGCAGACGGAACAGTCACCGCCATCGGAACCGGCGTCGCACATATCGTCGCAACCGATTCGAAGGGATTCAAGAGCATCGTACCGTTTACAGTAACGGTTCAATAAGGAATCAGAGGGACATAGGGCGGTGAGTAACCTGATAAAACATGCAAAATTAGCGGCTATTGTAGCATTGGCTGTCGGTTCAGTTGGCACGTTTGCGGTGCCAGAGATGACCCTGGCAGACTCAACGACATCGACGTCTGCGGCGTCGGCCAGTTCTTCCACCGATACAACGACCAACGTCCTTGGCGATCCGGCCACCCAGCAAGGCACGCTGACGCTGAGTGGGAAATATGCCGTGATCGGTCAATCGGTTTCGCTCACCGCAAGTGGACTACCGGCCAATCAAACGTTTCATTTAGTGTGGGAAACGTTCAAGGGCACCTGGGATCTGAACGGAAACTCGTTCATCGGAGAATCTTACACGCCGGGTGTACAGACGGTCGCTTCCGTATCCTCGGACGCCGCAGGGAACCTGAAGACATCACTGAAAATCCCTGCTGGATACGGCGACATTCACCAAATTGGTTTGGTCAATGCTGATGGTCAGGTGGTAGCTCAAGGGGACATCACCATCAAACCGACAGCAACCATCAGCAAGACCACTGCAGCCGACGGCCAGTTCCTTAACATTCGGGTCGACGGCATGGGTTACGGGGCGTACAGCAGCGATTATCAAGTGATGTACGACAACAAACTTGCAGGTAATATTTCAGCGGTCACAACCAACGGGACAGCGAATTTTCAAGTGCGCGCCGAAGGGGGCGGGCAGCACC
This is a stretch of genomic DNA from Alicyclobacillus dauci. It encodes these proteins:
- a CDS encoding Rpn family recombination-promoting nuclease/putative transposase produces the protein MELLKPKIDFVFKRIFGTEENQDILLDFVNSVFESAGEPQVLSVDILNPYIDKGAVRDKQSILDIRARGADGQYINVEIQLWNRKDIEKRTLFYWAKMYSGQLEEGDPYRKLSKTVTINILDFDYIHAEKYHTTFHLREDSTSLMLTDDIEIHFIELRKLKEQSYGTQRRLVRWMLFIAGLSNEKLEELAMEEPVIRKALTTLEFLSQDAEARRLYEERQRALRDEISAVEGAREEGREEGRLEVARNLLTMGLSVVEIAKATGLPEEDILKLQKPN
- a CDS encoding Ig-like domain-containing protein, which produces MKRILTGLAATTVVIGTGLPMAFASTSSTNSFKASISISGTTVSTMYGVVANDGSHDTSYLPVYYLNQLFNKAGYKATWNGSTHTWALTTSKTNIDFSKVNVGSGNTSVTVNGKLVKKFNTIVQHDPAAPNISTTFAPIYYVTSLLGAYGWVGNWNGNTHTLSVNPAANQAAIFSAVATNGSITVVFDQPLTSTPAASDFVVTGSVGSSSTSVPVSKVDVSADKKTVTLTISEIPPTAHQPVPHYSVKYLGGATVAAYERVVAVNDGTLGEVAKTVQVGQTVTVAGVSDQCTPMPSITFQSDNPAVATVTADGTVTALTSGVAHIIATDAKGFTSIVPFTLTVQSPNDASIASAVATNGSLTVVFNKPLTATPAASDFVVTGTVGTTDSPVAVSKVTMSTDMTTATLTIPEIPPTAHQPIPHYSVQYLGQPAVTGYERVVAVNDGTPGEVAKTIAVGKTLTVAGVSDQCTPMPSITFQSDNPAVATVTADGTVTAIGTGVAHIVATDSKGFKSIVPFTVTVQ